One window from the genome of Eucalyptus grandis isolate ANBG69807.140 chromosome 7, ASM1654582v1, whole genome shotgun sequence encodes:
- the LOC120295792 gene encoding disease resistance protein RPV1-like, which translates to MRSISKLRKLVSLDIKSCSFVQELPEGIGYLETLKELYIDGTAIRAIDIPEGSYGKLETLSACNSKILSLPDRIGNLKSLSYLALDDTELSELPYSIGFLENLQTLSLRNCRSLWKLPDSIGKLKELQLMDLSYTLVNELPSSVEDLRNLKVLKMVHTFLREFPGGIKNLESLEEIDFSDCRNLKGECNIMGLSSLRALLIQNTDISELIVMDHLYPNLQNLRRDGNVRISKIGTTKEAQHGINGCEATTLLQADGHHISMQMMISDRTKVAVRQKQESSQGTRLG; encoded by the coding sequence ATGAGGTCCATTAGCAAGCTAAGGAAATTAGTTTCTTTGGATATCAAGTCCTGCAGCTTCGTGCAAGAGTTGCCAGAAGGTATAGGTTACTTGGAAACTCTGAAAGAGCTTTATATCGATGGAACTGCCATAAGAGCCATCGATATCCCTGAGGGTTCGTATGGGAAGCTTGAAACTCTGAGTGCTTGCAACAGTAAAATCTTGTCTCTACCCGATAGAATTGGCAACTTGAAATCTCTTTCGTACCTAGCTTTGGACGACACTGAACTCAGTGAGCTCCCTTATTCCATCGGCTTTCTGGAGAATCTTCAGACACTATCTCTCAGAAATTGCAGGAGCCTGTGGAAACTGCCAGATTCCATCGGGAAACTCAAGGAGCTGCAACTCATGGATCTTTCGTACACGTTAGTCAATGAACTACCTTCGTCTGTTGAggatttgagaaacttgaaagtaTTAAAGATGGTTCACACTTTTCTTAGAGAATTTCCTGGAGGCATTAAGAATCTAGAGAGTTTAGAAGAGATAGATTTCTCAGACTGCAGAAATTTGAAAGGGGAATGCAACATTATGGGATTATCGTCTTTGCGGGCCTTACTCATACAAAATACTGATATTTCTGAGCTGATTGTGATGGATCATCTATACCCTAATCTCCAAAACCTCAGACGAGATGGCAACGTTCGCATCTCGAAAATTGGAACGACAAAAGAAGCACAGCATGGGATCAACGGATGTGAGGCTACGACACTGCTCCAGGCTGACGGACATCACATTAGCATGCAGATGATGATCAGTGACCGAACCAAGGTGGCGGTCAGACAGAAGCAAGAAAGTTCCCAGGGGACGAGGCTTGGATGA
- the LOC120295793 gene encoding TMV resistance protein N-like, protein MDVRNNHSSLPSTRWPNVSRHQVFLSFRGGDVRRAFIEFLFNGLTDAGISVFIDHRGIEIGEEIMPKILQVIRRTQICIPVFSKDFASSKSCLTEVAEMVACDRTIMPIFYDVSPEVVGKQQENYQQSFSNHAAKRVTSTTLDNWKRALQTVSGKRGWELEKFQHGEHELINEVVSEVRQLLKEDDLDVTENLVGMDHHVREMMKNSAFSMKMTKWLNGKSFLKDIHGAVEQRRILSLQEDLISDLRKKRCTLRSPAEGTKFIRYKFANLRVLIILDDVSDFEQTDSLAGDPSWFGPGSRIIVISKRRNLVDEYSRAPIETADLSVLRHGSQRIVTSSRSSSVNICDDFLVEKFELKRMNDAHAFQMFRIYALKGGPLREEISSVAWDISLAAEGLPFLIKIVGSSLYRKPITFWKEALDRLKQETFSKEVKRILKARYEALEYSAQQIFLDIACFFMGKDKTISSYLWKACKYHPSSRIAELQDESLVTITDNNEFWMYNQVKFLGRELVKDENSSKPSERSRLWNQEDIGRVLNEDKVATVEALIASFDNPRLFGKRRFFHNFSNLRYLEMNCPILKGHRQTARNFREDLFLPWLKWLEWQRCLNISILLALDLSNLVYLNLSGSSSTNWRCWKQIIKV, encoded by the exons ATGGATGTCCGCAATAACCACTCATCGCTTCCATCTACTAGATGGCCAAATGTTAGCCGCCACCAAGTCTTTCTCAGTTTCCGAGGAGGAGATGTTCGGAGGGCCTTCATTGAATTTCTCTTCAACGGCCTCACTGATGCAGGGATCAGTGTATTTATCGATCATCGTGGGATCGAGATCGGAGAAGAGATCATGCCTAAGATCTTACAAGTGATCAGGCGCACACAGATATGCATTCCTGTCTTCTCCAAAGATTTCGCTTCCAGTAAGAGTTGTCTGACGGAGGTGGCGGAAATGGTGGCGTGTGACAGGACAatcatgcccattttctatgaCGTCAGCCCTGAAGTCGTCGGCAAACAGCAGGAGAATTATCAGCAGTCCTTCAGCAACCATGCAGCCAAGAGGGTGACATCAACGACTCTAGACAACTGGAAGAGGGCTCTGCAGACTGTTTCAGGAAAACGAGGAtgggaattggagaaattccagCACGG GGAGCATGAACTTATAAACGAGGTTGTTTCCGAGGTCCGCCAGCTGTTGAAGGAGGATGATTTAGATGTGACAGAAAATTTAGTAGGGATGGATCACCATGTGCGAGAGATGATGAAAAACTCGGCGTTCTCTATGAAAATGACCAAGTGGTTGAACG GTAAAAGCTTCCTTAAAGATATCCATGGAGCAGTTGAGCAAAGGAGAATCTTATCTCTCCAAGAAGATTTAATTAGTGATCTCCGAAAGAAAAGATGTACACTCAGATCTCCTGCTGAAGGTACCAAATTTATCCGGTACAAATTTGCAAATCTGAGGGTTCTCATAATCCTAGACGATGTTAGTGATTTTGAACAAACCGATTCATTAGCTGGAGATCCAAGTTGGTTCGGTCCAGGAAGCAGGATCATCGTGATTTCTAAGAGACGCAATCTTGTTGACGAGTATAGTCGGGCACCGATTGAAACTGCTGATCTAAGCGTGCTTCGTCATGGAAGCCAGAGGATTGTCACCTCCAGCAGAAGCAGTTCTGTTAACATATGCGATGACTTCCTCGTTGAAAAATTCGAGCTAAAGCGAATGAATGATGCCCATGCTTTTCAAATGTTCCGTATATATGCTCTTAAAGGAGGACCTCTTCGAGAGGAAATCTCCTCTGTGGCATGGGACATTAGTTTGGCTGCCGAAGGGCTTCCTTTCCTTATTAAGATTGTCGGTTCCTCTTTATATAGAAAGCCCATAACGTTTTGGAAGGAGGCATTGGATCGATTGAAGCAAGAGACATTCTCTAAGGAAGTCAAACGAATTCTGAAGGCAAGATATGAAGCTTTAGAGTACAGTGCTCAacagatttttcttgatatagctTGTTTTTTTATGGGTAAGGACAAGACAATATCCTCTTACCTGTGGAAAGCTTGTAAATACCATCCATCTTCAAGGATTGCTGAGCTTCAAGACGAGTCTTTGGTAACAATCACTGACAATAATGAATTTTGGATGTATAATCAAGTAAAATTCCTCGGGAGGGAGCTTGTCAAGGATGAAAATTCAAGTAAACCTTCTGAGCGTAGTAGGCTTTGGAATCAGGAGGATATTGGACGAGTACTGAACGAAGATAAG GTTGCTACGGTAGAAGCCCTCATTGCCTCGTTCGACAACCCCCGTTTATTTGGTAAACgcagatttttccataatttctcAAATCTTAGGTATCTCGAAATGAACTGCCCCATTCTTAAGGGACACAGGCAGACTGCAAGGAACTTCAGAGAGGATCTTTTCCTTCCATGGTTAAAATGGCTTGAATGGCAAAGGTGCCTCAATATCTCCATTCTACTTGCTTTAGATCTATCCAACTTGGTCTATCTTAATCTGTCTGGGAGTTCCTCCACAAATTGGCGGTGTTGGAAGCAAATTATAAAGGTATGA